A window of Bradyrhizobium diazoefficiens genomic DNA:
CACCGCGCTGTGGACGGTAATGAGCGATTTGATCACGCCGGAGCCGAAAAGCGCCTGCCGGCCACACCTCTGGAAATTCGAAATCATCCGCGATTACATGATCGAAGCCGGCAAGCTCATCACCGCCAAGGAGGCCGAGCGGCGCGTGCTGGTGCTGGAGAATCCCGGCCTGCGCGGGCAATCCAAGGTCACGACCTCGCTCTATGCCGGCGTGCAGATGGTGGTGCCCGGCGACGTCGCGCCCGCGCATCGTCACAGCCAGTCGGCGCTGCGCTTCGTGCTCGAAGGCAAGGGTGCGCACACCGCCGTCGACGGCGAGCGCACCGCGATGGAGCAAGGGGACTTCATCATCACGCCGTCGATGACCTGGCACGATCACTCCAACGAGACCAGCGAGCCGATGTTCTGGCTCGACGGCCTCGACATCCCGCTGGTGCAGTTCTTCGATTGCTCCTTCGCGGAAGGCTCCAAGGAAGACCAGCAGAAGATCACGAAGCCCGCCGGCGACAGCTTTGCCCGTTACGGCCACAACCTCTTACCCGTCGATGTGAAGCGGAGTTCGAAGACGTCACCGATTTTCAGCTATCCCTACGCCTACACCCGCGAGGCGCTCGAGAGGGCCCGCGCGAGCCAGGAGTGGGATGCCTGCCACGGGCTCAAGCTGAAGTTCAGCAACCCCGAGACCGGCGATTTCGCGATGCCGACCATCGGCACCTTCATCCAGCTGCTGCCGAAGGGTTTCAAGACCGCGCGCTATCGCGCGACCGACGCGACGGTGTTCTGTCCGATCGAAGGCAAAGGCCGCAGCCGCATCGGCGACACCGTTTTCGAATGGGGCCCGCGCGATTTGTTCGTGGTGCCGAGCTGGCAGTGGGTGACGCACGTGGCCGACGATGACGCCGTGCTGTTCAGCTTCTCGGACCGCCCGGTGCAGCAGAAGCTGGATTTGTTTCGCGAGGATCGCGGGAATGCGTGAGGCGATGCTCGCCACGTCGTCATTGCGAGGAGCCCTTGCGACGAAGCAATCCAGTCTGCCGCCGCGGAAAGATTCTGGATTGCTTCGCTTCGCTCGCAATTGACGGAGAATGCCTCACCGCCAGTGCAGCAGCCTTGTCTCCAGCCAGCCGATCACCTTGCCCACCGCAAGCCCGAACACCGACAGGATCACCACGCCCGCGAGCAGCTGATCCGTCTGCATCAGATTGCCGGCCTGAAGCACGAAGGCGCCGATGCCGTATTGGGCGCCGATCATCTCGGCGCTGACGACGAGGAGCAGCGCGACGGACGCGGTGATGCGGAAGCCGGCGAGGATCGCAGGCAGCGCGCCCGGCCAGATGACCTTGCGCACGATGGTGGCAAAGGGAACGTTGAAGCTCTGCGCCATGCGGATGAGGTTGCGCGGCACCGCATCGACGCCGCTATAGACCGAGATCGCGGTCGAGAAGAACACGCCGAGCGCGATGGTCGCGATCTTCGGTTCTTCGCCGATGCCGAGCCACAGGATCAACAGCGGCAGCAGCGCGATCTTCGGAATCGGGAACAGCGCCGAGATGAAGGTGATGCCGACGCTGCGCGCCAGCCGGGACAGACCGATCGCAAAGCCGACCACCACGCCGGCGGCCGTGCCGAGCAGCCAGCCGACGCCGATGCGCAGCAGCGAAGCGGACACGTGCTGCCACAGCGCGCCGGACACCGCGAGCTGGTAGATCGCCCGCGCGATTGCCGATGGCGCCGGCAGGAACAGCGGATTGACGAGGCCGGCGCTTCCAGCCGCCTGCCACATCGCGATGACGAGGGCGAGCGCGATCCAGCCGCCGAAACGGCTGCTGGCGGGCACGAAGCCTGCCCCACGAAAGCGGACGCGACGCGTCGCTTCGCTCTTCACCGCCGTATCCGTCGCCGCGCGATCAAGCATGCTGGACCTCGCGCTCGGCATCGATGGCTTCGTTGCGGATCAGCGACCAGATCTGGTTCTGCAGTGCCAGCAGCTTCTCGCGCGCCGCCGTCTCACCGCGTTCGGTGCGCGTCATCGGCACGCTGACGACTTCGCGGATACGCCCCGGCCGCCGCGACAGCACCACGATGCGGTCGGCGAGCCGTGCCGCCTCTTCGAGATTATGGGTGACATAGGCCGCCCCCATGCCGCCATCGGCGAGCAGGCGGACGAAATCCTCCATCAGCAATTCGCGGGTCTGCGAATCCAGCGCCGACAGCGGCTCGTCCATCAGCAGGATCGCGGGCTTGACCGCGAGCGCGCGCGAAATGCCGACGCGCTGGCGCATGCCGCCGGAGAGCTGCTTGGGATGGGTTTTGCGGAAATCGGTGAGCCCCGTGCGGCGCAGGGCGTCGTCAACCAGCGCGCGGCGCTGCGCAGCCGAGAGCTGGGTGTGCAGCAGCGGGAATTCGACGTTCTCCTCGACCGTGGCCCAGGGCAGCAGCGCGAAATCCTGGAACACGAAAGTCAGCGGATTGAGACTGTCCGCCGGCGGCGCGCCGCGCAGTTCGGCCGCACCCGAGGTCGGCTGCAGCAGCCCGCCGAGGATCGACAGCAGCGTGCTCTTCCCGCAACCCGACGGCCCGACGATCGCCACCACCTCGCCGGCGCCGACGGTGAACGAGACGTCGTCGAGCACGGCGAGATCGCCGAAGCGATGGGTGATGCGATTGGCGATCAGGTCCAAGGCGCACCTTCAACTCTCGACCCGTCATCCTGAGGTGCGAGCATCGCGATGCAAAGGCATCGCGAAGAGAGCCTCGAAGGATGAGCGGCCCCGCTACATCCGGGCCGTACACCCTTCGAGGCCCACGTTGCGGCATGCCGCAAGGTGGGCGCCTCGGGGTGACGGGGATGGTTGGGAAGACGCAACATCAATCCGCCTTCACAAATTCCTTGGCGATGATCGCATTCGCGTCAAAGCCCTTGTCGGCAAAGCCCTGCTCCTGGAGCCATTTGATCTGGTTGTCGACGTTCTTCACGTCCAGCTTGCCGTCGGGATCGATATAGGCGCAGTTGCCGACCACCTTCTCGACCGGCAGGTTGGTGTACTTGCCAATGATCTCCAAAAGCGGCTTCGTCTTGTCGTTGATCGGCGCAACGCCGTTCTTCATCGCGGTCAGGATGACGTCGTGATATTCGCGGTCGGCCTTGGCCAAAGCGCCGAGCAGCTTGGTCACCAGCGCCTTGTTGGTCAGCGTCTTGGGCGAGGCGAACACCGCACCCAATTGCCAGGGCGTCTCGTCGCCGACCCAGCCCAGGAGCTTCGCGCCGCCCTCGTCCATCAGCTTTCGTGCGGTGGAGACGGGAAGCAGCGCCGCATCGACGGTCTCGCCCTTCAGTGCAGCCGCGGCATTCGACAGCGATTGCAGCGGCACGATCTTCACGTCCGCGAGCTTGAAGCCGTATTTGTCGGCGAGCAGGCCGAGCGAATAATGAAAGGATGATCCGACCTGCGTCATCGCCACGCGCTTGCCGGCGAGGTCCTTCGGAGTCTTCAATCCGGCCGCGTAGGCCTTGTTGCTGGCGAAATAGCCGATCAGGGGATAACCTGCCTTCTCGCGGCTCATGCCGCCGATCACCTTCAGTGTGCCCTTGCCGGCGAGATTGTAGAGACCGGCGGTGAACGCGGTGATGCCGAAATCGACGTCACCCGACGTGGTGGCGACCGCGATCGGCTGTGCCGCGTCGAAGAATTTCAGCTCGACCTCCAGGCCGGCGTCCCGGAAATAGCCCTTGTCCTGAGCGATGAAGACGGGCGCGGAGGAGGACAGGCGGAGCACGCCGATCCTGGCCTTCAACGCATCTTCGGCCTGCGCCGTGCCTATCGCCGCGATCGCCACAAGGCCTGCAAGCGCAAGCCGCACCATCCCGATCATCCCGTTTCCTCTCCTGTCGTTATCTTGGTCGTTTTGTTGGCGGTCCGTCACAAGCCCTCGGGCACCGGCTGGTCCCGCCCGATGAAGGCGCCGTGTTGTTTCAACGTTTCTTGCAATTTTTCAACCGGGATGTCACGCGGGATCCGGTTTCCGGCAAGCGCCAGCGCCGCGGCGGAACCGGCGGCCTCGCCCATCGCGAAACAGGCACCGGAGACCCGCGCCGCCGACTGGCCCTCATGGGTCATCGAGGCGCAGCGGCCGGCAACCAGGAGGTTGTCGACGCCTTCAGGCACCAGCATCCGATAGGGCAGCTCGTTATAGCCACGCGATTCCGGAATCGGCGGGAAGGTGAAGACGACGTCGCCGGGAACGTGGGCCTCGATCGGCCAGCCGTTGACGCCGATCGAATCCTCGAACGAGGCGCAGCCGAGCACGTCCTCGCCGCTGAGCTGGTAGCCACCCCTGATGCGGCGGGTCTCGCGGATGCCGAGCTGGGGCGGCAGATCGACGATGTAGGATTTTTCAAAGCCCGGCACGGTGCGCAGGAATTCGAAAGCCGCGAGCGCCTGCTTGCGGCCCTCGATCTCGCCGCGGGTGAGATCGTCGGGCTCGACGCCGTTGATGGCGTGGCCGTCCTCGCGGGCCACCTGCGTAAAGTTCACCCGCCATTCGATGCCGGATTTCTGCGGCCGCACGATCGCGCTCTTGCGCGGGAATCTGTGCGTGCCGGCGGCAAGCGCCTGTTCCATCAACTGCGGAATGGTGCGCCAGGCATCGCCGGCCTTGTCGGGATCGATGCCGTTGAGGCGCAGCATCATCGAGGGGTACATCGGATGGCCGTGTTCGTCGCCGATTTCGAACGGGCTGCCGGCCCAGACTGCGAGATCGCCGTCGCCGGAGCAATCGATGAAGATTTCTGATCGTACCGCCTGCCGGCCGGCCTTGGTCTCGACCAGCAGCGCGTCGATGCGGCGGTCGTCGCCCATCACCACGCCGGCGCCGAGGGCGTGGAAGAGGATGTGCACCTTGTGGCTGGCGAGAAGCTCGTCGGCCGCGATCTTGTAGGCCGCGGTGTCATAGGCCTGGGCGAAGACCTTGCCGAGGATCAGATGGGGCGTATTGAGGCCGTTCAACGCGTCGATCCGCGCCAGCAGCTCGGACGCCATGCCCTGCACCAACCGATGCGCCTCCCCGTAGACGTTGCCATGCAGGCCGCAGAAATTGGTGACGCCGGCAGCGGTGCCCATGCCGCCGAGGAAGCCGTAGCGCTCGATCAGAAGCGTCTTTCGTCCCGCGCGCGCCGCTGAAGCCGCCGCCATGATGCCGGCGGGGCCGCCTCCAAGCACGACGACTTCATATTCGCCGTAGAGCGGCACCTTCCGTGCCGGTTCTTCGATCGTGATGGCCGGCATGGCGCGCGTCCCTTCCCGAATTCCTTTGCTTGGGCACGACTATGAATTAACGCGCAGCAGGCTACAATCCATCAAAACGAGCGATCATCTTTCTCGAATCGCGAAAGGTTGAAATGGACATCTTGGTAAACCTGCAGGCCTTCCTCGCCACCGCCGATGCGGCCGGCTTCTCGGCCGCTGCGCGCCAGCTCGATGTCTCGACCTCGGTGATCGCCAAGCGCGTTACCCAACTGGAGGCGCGGATCGGGACGCCGCTGTTCCACCGCTCGACCCGGCAGCTGCGGCTGACCGAGGCCGGCCAGCGCTACGTGCATCGCGCGCGCAGCGTGGTGACCGATGCCGCCGACCTGCTCTCGCGGATGGGCGAGAAGGGCCATGATCTCGTCGATCATCTCCGCATCAAGGCACCGACCTCGCTGACGGTGGCACGGCTGGCCGATGCGTTCAGTGCGTTCCAGACCCAGAACCCGAAGCTCAAGCTCGATATCGTGCTGATCGACCGGCCGGTCGACCCCGTGACCGAAGGCTTCGACATCGCCATTGGCGCCTTCCCGCATTCGTTCGGCGGCGTGGTGGATGAGCCGCTATGCGCGCTCAAGCGACTGCTCTGCGCCTCACCGGCCTACTTGAAGACGCATGGCGTACCAAAGCATCCGCGCGATCTGGTCGAGCACCGCTGCCTCAGCTTTCTGCCGACCGGCCCGGAATGGGTCTTTGACGGACCGCGCGGCCGCATCAGCATTCAGGTCAGTCCGTTGCTGTCCTCCAACGAGGGCTATGTATTGGCGCGCAGCGCCATCGCGGGCAACGGCATCGCGCTGATGTCACATTATCTCGTCGCAGATGCCTTGCGCGACGGAAGCTTGCAGCCGGTGCTGCGCGATTTTCCGATTCCCGAGCTGTGGGTGAAGGCCGCGATTCCCGAACGGCGGCGCAACGCCGCCGCGGTGCAGGCGCTGCTCACCCTGCTCAAGACGTCACTCGCACCGTCGCTGTAGACCGTGTCGTGCAGATGTCGCAAGATCGCGGTTGCTCTCGATCGGCGGACCTGAGAGAAGGCTGCCATGGACTCGATAGTCGTGAAATTCGCCCTGCCCGCCTTCGTCGCCCTCGCGCTCTCGGCAACTCCCGCCGCAGCCATCGAGCAGAACTGCCGCTTCATCCAGGCCAAGCCCGGTCGCGAAGCCTGCTACAACCGGCAAGAAGAAGAACTCGCCGCGAAGCGCAAGCCCGTTGCACCTGCCAACAAGGGTCAGACGCTCGAAACGCTGCGGCAGATGCGGCAGGACGACGACGCCGTTTATCGCAGCATCAACAACATCTGCCGCGGCTGTTGACGTTCAGGCCTTCCCGCCTCCCCAGTTCGCCGCCCGCTTCTCCGCAAACGACGCCAGCCCTTCCGCCGCCTCCGCGCTCTGCCGCTTCAGCGAATGCAGGTGGACGAGCCGCGTGTAGGCGGCATCGTCCACGGCCATCCCGCCGAACGAGCTCTCCAGCGCGAGCCGCTTGGTCTCGGCCATCGCCTCCGGCCCGTTGGCGAGGAGTTGCTCGACCACCTTCGCGCCGGCGGATTCGAGATCAGCGAGCGGCACGAAATCGTGGACGAGACCGATGCGGCGGGCCTCCTCGGCGCCGAAACGTTCGCCGGTGAGCGCGTAGCGGCGGACCTGCCGGACACCAATGGCGTCGCAGAGCTGCGGGATGATGATCGCGGCGGTCAGGCCCCAGCGCACCTCCGTGATGGAGAACAGGGCGTTGTCGGCGGCAATCACGACGTCACAGGCGGCGATGACGCCGGTGCCGCCACCAAAGCAGCCGCCCTGCACCAGCGCGACCGTCGGGATCGGCAAGGTGTTGAGACGCTGCACGGCCTCGAAGGTCGCGCGCGAGGCCGCCTCGTTCGCTTCGGTCGATTGCGGCCGCACGCCGTTGATCCATCTGAGATCGGCCCCGGCCTGAAAGTGCTTGCCGTTACCCTTGAGCACGACGACGCGAAGGCCAGGCTTCTTGCCGAGATCGTCCATGGCCGAGAGCACGCCCGCGATCAGGGCGCCGTCATAGGCGTTGTTGACCTCCGGCCGGTTCAACGTGACAGTCGCAACCCCACGCTCGTCAAGGGTCCACAGGACGGGGCTGGCAGTCATCGGCGATCCTCCGGTCGTTTGCTTGACGCGCACTATGGCCGAGGCAACGCATTCCGATCCATATCTTTCCGGCGTGGGGCGGTCGCGCCCATCGCATGGCGGCTTGTGTCATGCTGCCGGCGGGCGGCACCAAGGGATTCAGGACGGGACATTATATGCGCATCTGCATTTTCGGCGCGGGCGCCGTCGGCAGCCATCTGGCGGTACGGTTGGCGCGGGCCGGCCATGAGGTCTCATGCGTGATGCGGGGGGCACATCTGGAGGCGGTACGCGCCCATGGGCTCAAGCTGCGCGTGGGCGATTCCGAGGTCAGCGCCAAGGTGGATGCATCAGGCGATCCGGCCCAGTTCGGGCCGCAGGACGTCGTGATCTCGACCTTGAAGGCGACCGCGCTGCCGGGGCTGGT
This region includes:
- the gtdA gene encoding gentisate 1,2-dioxygenase, with product MEAVTKTPEREAFYKRIDGENLTALWTVMSDLITPEPKSACRPHLWKFEIIRDYMIEAGKLITAKEAERRVLVLENPGLRGQSKVTTSLYAGVQMVVPGDVAPAHRHSQSALRFVLEGKGAHTAVDGERTAMEQGDFIITPSMTWHDHSNETSEPMFWLDGLDIPLVQFFDCSFAEGSKEDQQKITKPAGDSFARYGHNLLPVDVKRSSKTSPIFSYPYAYTREALERARASQEWDACHGLKLKFSNPETGDFAMPTIGTFIQLLPKGFKTARYRATDATVFCPIEGKGRSRIGDTVFEWGPRDLFVVPSWQWVTHVADDDAVLFSFSDRPVQQKLDLFREDRGNA
- a CDS encoding ABC transporter permease — protein: MLDRAATDTAVKSEATRRVRFRGAGFVPASSRFGGWIALALVIAMWQAAGSAGLVNPLFLPAPSAIARAIYQLAVSGALWQHVSASLLRIGVGWLLGTAAGVVVGFAIGLSRLARSVGITFISALFPIPKIALLPLLILWLGIGEEPKIATIALGVFFSTAISVYSGVDAVPRNLIRMAQSFNVPFATIVRKVIWPGALPAILAGFRITASVALLLVVSAEMIGAQYGIGAFVLQAGNLMQTDQLLAGVVILSVFGLAVGKVIGWLETRLLHWR
- a CDS encoding ABC transporter ATP-binding protein, coding for MDLIANRITHRFGDLAVLDDVSFTVGAGEVVAIVGPSGCGKSTLLSILGGLLQPTSGAAELRGAPPADSLNPLTFVFQDFALLPWATVEENVEFPLLHTQLSAAQRRALVDDALRRTGLTDFRKTHPKQLSGGMRQRVGISRALAVKPAILLMDEPLSALDSQTRELLMEDFVRLLADGGMGAAYVTHNLEEAARLADRIVVLSRRPGRIREVVSVPMTRTERGETAAREKLLALQNQIWSLIRNEAIDAEREVQHA
- a CDS encoding ABC transporter substrate-binding protein yields the protein MIGMVRLALAGLVAIAAIGTAQAEDALKARIGVLRLSSSAPVFIAQDKGYFRDAGLEVELKFFDAAQPIAVATTSGDVDFGITAFTAGLYNLAGKGTLKVIGGMSREKAGYPLIGYFASNKAYAAGLKTPKDLAGKRVAMTQVGSSFHYSLGLLADKYGFKLADVKIVPLQSLSNAAAALKGETVDAALLPVSTARKLMDEGGAKLLGWVGDETPWQLGAVFASPKTLTNKALVTKLLGALAKADREYHDVILTAMKNGVAPINDKTKPLLEIIGKYTNLPVEKVVGNCAYIDPDGKLDVKNVDNQIKWLQEQGFADKGFDANAIIAKEFVKAD
- a CDS encoding FAD-dependent oxidoreductase, with the translated sequence MPAITIEEPARKVPLYGEYEVVVLGGGPAGIMAAASAARAGRKTLLIERYGFLGGMGTAAGVTNFCGLHGNVYGEAHRLVQGMASELLARIDALNGLNTPHLILGKVFAQAYDTAAYKIAADELLASHKVHILFHALGAGVVMGDDRRIDALLVETKAGRQAVRSEIFIDCSGDGDLAVWAGSPFEIGDEHGHPMYPSMMLRLNGIDPDKAGDAWRTIPQLMEQALAAGTHRFPRKSAIVRPQKSGIEWRVNFTQVAREDGHAINGVEPDDLTRGEIEGRKQALAAFEFLRTVPGFEKSYIVDLPPQLGIRETRRIRGGYQLSGEDVLGCASFEDSIGVNGWPIEAHVPGDVVFTFPPIPESRGYNELPYRMLVPEGVDNLLVAGRCASMTHEGQSAARVSGACFAMGEAAGSAAALALAGNRIPRDIPVEKLQETLKQHGAFIGRDQPVPEGL
- a CDS encoding LysR family transcriptional regulator; this encodes MDILVNLQAFLATADAAGFSAAARQLDVSTSVIAKRVTQLEARIGTPLFHRSTRQLRLTEAGQRYVHRARSVVTDAADLLSRMGEKGHDLVDHLRIKAPTSLTVARLADAFSAFQTQNPKLKLDIVLIDRPVDPVTEGFDIAIGAFPHSFGGVVDEPLCALKRLLCASPAYLKTHGVPKHPRDLVEHRCLSFLPTGPEWVFDGPRGRISIQVSPLLSSNEGYVLARSAIAGNGIALMSHYLVADALRDGSLQPVLRDFPIPELWVKAAIPERRRNAAAVQALLTLLKTSLAPSL
- a CDS encoding enoyl-CoA hydratase-related protein; its protein translation is MTASPVLWTLDERGVATVTLNRPEVNNAYDGALIAGVLSAMDDLGKKPGLRVVVLKGNGKHFQAGADLRWINGVRPQSTEANEAASRATFEAVQRLNTLPIPTVALVQGGCFGGGTGVIAACDVVIAADNALFSITEVRWGLTAAIIIPQLCDAIGVRQVRRYALTGERFGAEEARRIGLVHDFVPLADLESAGAKVVEQLLANGPEAMAETKRLALESSFGGMAVDDAAYTRLVHLHSLKRQSAEAAEGLASFAEKRAANWGGGKA